TCGGTAACCATTGCATCCAGGGCCAGCGGCGTTGTTTTCAGGTTGGGTAACCCTCTTTTTTCCGCTTCTTTTTCCCACGCTTCGCTGTAACCATCGCCTTCGAAATGTACTTTTTCGCTGGCAACAATGTATTCGCGGATTACCTGCATGATGGCGATTTCTTTTTTCTCACCTTTTTCAATCAGCGCGTCTACTTCTTTTTTAAACTGCTTCAGTGTTTGCGCCATGATGGTATTTAATACGGTCATGGGGTTTGCACAGTTTGCAGTAGAGCCAACCGCACGGAACTCAAATTTGTTTCCGGTAAAGGCAAAAGGAGAGGTCCGGTTACGATCGGTATTGTCCATAAACAATTCCGGGATCGTTTTGTGGATATCCAGCTTCAGCATGCTTTCATCCTGCTCATCCATTTTGTCAGAAACACGCTCTTTTACTTCTTCCAGTACCTGCGACAGATATTTTCCGATAAATACGGAAATGATGGCTGGAGGTGCTTCGTTGGCGCCCAAACGGTGATCGTTGGGAGCTGAAGCAATAGAAGCTCTTAAGATATCTGCATAATCGTGTACCGCCTTGATTGTATTTACAAAGAAGGTAAGGAACATTAAGTTGGTCTTGGGGGTTTTGCCCGGAGCCAGCAGGTTTACGCCGGTATCGGTTGCAAGGCTCCAGTTATTGTGTTTACCACTTCCGTTAATGCCGGCAAACGGTTTTTCGTGGAACAGTACTTTCAGACCATGGCGGGGAGCGATCCGGCTCATAGTATCCATCAATAAGGTATTGTGGTCTACCGCCAGGTTGATCTCTTCATAGATAGGAGCACATTCGAACTGGGAGGGGGCCACCTCGTTGTGACGGGTACGCAGCGGAATGCCCAGCTTGTAACACTCGTTTTCAAAATCGCGCATAAACGCATAAACACGCTCGGGAATGGCACCGAAATAATGGTCTTCCAGCTGCTGGTTTTTTGCGGAATTATGCCCGTAAACAGTTCTGCCGCACATAACCAGGTCGGGGCGCGCATTAAACAGTCCTTCATCTACCACAAAGTATTCCTGCTCCCATCCAAGGGTACCGGTTACTTTTTGAATATTGCGATCAAAATAGTTACATACATCTACTGCTGCTTTATTCAACGCCTCGATCGATTTTAATAAAGGAGCTTTGTAATCCAGCGACTCCCCGGTGTAGGAAATAAAGATCGTGGGGATGCACAGGGTTCTGCCATAACCGATCTCTACGATAAAGGGAGGGGATGACGGATCCCAGGCGGTATAACCTCTTGCTTCAAAAGTAGCTCTTAAGCCACCGTTCGGAAAGGAAGAAGCATCCG
The sequence above is a segment of the Niabella agricola genome. Coding sequences within it:
- a CDS encoding glutamine synthetase III family protein, which produces MSLRFNAISELHTYNTDVGKITPKITEVFGSHVFDLKTARKFLSDEAYKSLKASINASQKIDRNVANQIATGMRAWAETKGVTHYTHWFQPLTGTTAEKHDSFFTLKGDGTPIEEFDSAALIQQEPDASSFPNGGLRATFEARGYTAWDPSSPPFIVEIGYGRTLCIPTIFISYTGESLDYKAPLLKSIEALNKAAVDVCNYFDRNIQKVTGTLGWEQEYFVVDEGLFNARPDLVMCGRTVYGHNSAKNQQLEDHYFGAIPERVYAFMRDFENECYKLGIPLRTRHNEVAPSQFECAPIYEEINLAVDHNTLLMDTMSRIAPRHGLKVLFHEKPFAGINGSGKHNNWSLATDTGVNLLAPGKTPKTNLMFLTFFVNTIKAVHDYADILRASIASAPNDHRLGANEAPPAIISVFIGKYLSQVLEEVKERVSDKMDEQDESMLKLDIHKTIPELFMDNTDRNRTSPFAFTGNKFEFRAVGSTANCANPMTVLNTIMAQTLKQFKKEVDALIEKGEKKEIAIMQVIREYIVASEKVHFEGDGYSEAWEKEAEKRGLPNLKTTPLALDAMVTEKNKKLFVENGIYSLSELEARHEIELEKYIKKVQIEGRIMGEMATSIILPPAIRYQTLLANNIRGLKDAGVPEEAYANQKQILDKISEHINKASDLVEQMIEARKICNAIEDTRTKAIAYESQVKAKFFDQIRYHVDKLELLVDDKEWYLPKYRELLFMR